A genome region from Labilibaculum antarcticum includes the following:
- a CDS encoding ATP-grasp domain-containing protein — MNVLLIDDKGSPYLLDTIRCLCNDKGMNIFVVSFERKPYFNTIPYSKHVNKYIYLTAIDEKDKVNKIIEFVKEWKIDTILPIKHRGYQLFSKYREEFNGSPLPPIPNRNDFETISDKWLLAQWLEKHSFASPKSYPVAIANIKKLNLPFLLKPRWDFKDNRIKLLHDINEAMEYIENTDFVSENFIFQEHIQGDDIDISLLAKDGEIIAYTIQQGLVREAFSFATGIEFVADAQLLAQTKAIIHDLNWSGIAHLDFIHQKESNSYYLIDFNPRMWSTLIGSLYAGVNFPLLMLKTAKNEKIEYKGYIETSFYLAKPALLHFRKELIHKRKLTSLKNSSWNYIIKDPLPEIMKGFGKVISIFNRSTKKEPPPA; from the coding sequence ATGAATGTATTACTAATTGACGACAAGGGTAGTCCTTATTTGCTTGACACAATTCGTTGCCTATGTAATGATAAAGGCATGAATATTTTTGTCGTGTCTTTCGAACGAAAGCCATATTTTAATACAATACCTTATTCTAAACACGTAAATAAATACATCTACCTTACTGCCATTGATGAAAAAGATAAAGTAAATAAAATCATAGAGTTCGTAAAAGAATGGAAAATCGATACCATTCTTCCCATAAAACATCGTGGCTATCAACTATTTTCAAAATACAGGGAGGAATTTAATGGATCACCACTGCCCCCTATTCCCAATCGGAATGATTTTGAAACTATTTCGGACAAATGGTTGCTTGCTCAGTGGTTGGAAAAACACTCATTTGCAAGTCCTAAAAGTTATCCTGTCGCGATTGCCAACATAAAGAAACTCAATTTACCCTTTCTCCTAAAACCTCGCTGGGACTTTAAGGATAACAGAATAAAACTGCTTCATGATATCAATGAAGCAATGGAATATATCGAAAACACAGATTTTGTTTCTGAAAACTTCATTTTCCAGGAGCATATTCAAGGGGATGATATCGACATCAGTCTGTTGGCCAAAGATGGGGAAATTATAGCCTACACCATTCAACAAGGATTGGTTCGCGAGGCCTTTTCTTTTGCTACAGGAATTGAATTTGTGGCAGACGCTCAACTTTTAGCGCAAACAAAAGCCATCATCCATGATCTGAATTGGAGTGGCATTGCCCATTTGGATTTTATCCATCAAAAAGAATCAAACTCCTATTATTTGATAGATTTTAACCCCCGGATGTGGAGTACTCTAATAGGATCCCTGTACGCCGGCGTCAATTTTCCTTTGCTAATGTTAAAAACAGCCAAGAATGAAAAAATAGAATATAAGGGTTACATTGAAACCAGCTTCTATCTTGCAAAACCAGCATTGCTGCACTTCCGAAAAGAATTGATCCATAAACGGAAACTAACGAGCCTGAAAAATTCTTCGTGGAACTATATAATAAAAGATCCGCTTCCCGAAATTATGAAAGGCTTTGGTAAAGTCATTTCTATTTTCAACAGATCAACTAAAAAAGAGCCCCCCCCGGCATAA